The following DNA comes from Nitrogeniibacter aestuarii.
TTCACCGAAATCGTCGATTTCTACTTGCCGCCTGAAGGCTGTTCCTACCGGCTGGCGGTGGTGAGCATCCGCAAGCAGTATCCGGGGCACGCCAAGCGGGTCATGTTCGGCATCTGGAGCTTCCTTCGCCAGTTCATGTACACCAAGTTCATCATCGTGGTGGACGACGACGTGGATATCCGCGACTGGAAGGAAGTGATCTGGGCCCTGACCACGCGCATGGACGCGACCCGCGATACGGTGCTGGTGGATAACACACCGATCGATTATCTCGACTTCGCCAGTCCCGAGGCCGGTCTGGGCTCCAAGATGGGACTGGATGCCACCAACAAGTGGCCCGGGGAAACCAAACGCGAATGGGGGCGTCCCATTGTCATGGAAGAGGCAGTCAAGGCGCGCGTGGACGCCATGTGGGATCGCCTCGGCCTCTGATGCAGGGGCTTGAATTTCAAGCTTTTTACCCCCATTTGCTGTTCGTCGCCTCTGCGGGCGCGCCCTGAACCACTGGAGAACCCGATGACCGATAGTCGAACCATCGACGTCAACCCGCTGCCGTCATCCGGCATGGTCACCCTCACGCACGTGATCTACGCGTTGCACGCCTTTGCCCTGTTTACGGGCGTGGCCACGTCCGCCACCATCATTGGCAGCTTTGTGTCCGGTCTGCCATCGATTGTCGCGGTGATCATCAACTACGTGAAGCGCGATGCGGTGCGTGGTACCTGGCTTGACAGCCATTTCCGCTGGCAGATCCGGACCTTCTGGTTCGCGCT
Coding sequences within:
- a CDS encoding DUF4870 family protein, whose amino-acid sequence is MTDSRTIDVNPLPSSGMVTLTHVIYALHAFALFTGVATSATIIGSFVSGLPSIVAVIINYVKRDAVRGTWLDSHFRWQIRTFWFALLWIVVSTLLAITIIGIPFAFVMVGLAGLWVLYRIARGWINLSNRQAMPVPEPVA